From a single Micromonospora pallida genomic region:
- a CDS encoding NUDIX domain-containing protein has product MSVSWAESYVGQLRALAGDRTLMFVGARAVLRDRRGRVLLIQRSDNGHWSMPAGAMELGESIADCAVREVREETGLRALRVSAFALYTGPDRTHTNMYGHTYQVFTAAFQVDEWDGELLRITDETTDAGFFHPNAFPAPLSPSVVETLADLAVFEQTDRLILK; this is encoded by the coding sequence GTGAGCGTTTCCTGGGCCGAGTCGTACGTCGGACAACTGCGCGCGCTGGCCGGCGACCGCACCCTGATGTTCGTCGGCGCCCGGGCCGTGCTGCGGGACCGGCGCGGACGGGTGCTGCTCATCCAGCGCTCGGACAACGGCCACTGGTCGATGCCGGCCGGCGCGATGGAGCTGGGCGAGTCGATCGCCGACTGCGCCGTCCGGGAGGTCCGCGAGGAGACCGGGCTACGGGCCCTGCGGGTCAGCGCCTTCGCCCTCTACACCGGCCCGGACCGCACCCACACCAACATGTACGGCCACACGTACCAGGTCTTCACGGCCGCGTTCCAGGTCGACGAATGGGACGGCGAACTGCTGCGGATCACCGACGAGACCACCGACGCCGGTTTCTTCCACCCGAACGCCTTCCCCGCCCCGCTCTCCCCCTCGGTCGTCGAGACCCTCGCCGACCTGGCCGTCTTCGAGCAGACCGACCGGCTGATCCTCAAGTAG
- a CDS encoding fatty acid--CoA ligase, with translation MDTPLQVARILEHGATVHGTAEVVTWTGAEPRRMTYAEVARTAARLAHALRNECGVTGDERVGTFMWNNNEHLVAYFAVPSMGAVLHTLNIRLFPDQVAYVANHAEDRVVLVDSTLIPLLARVIGEMTTVRHVVVVGGGDPAPLLAAAGDRIVVHHWDALLADRPEVYDWPAVDERDAAALCYTSGTTGHPKGVAYSHRSIYLHSLQICLPEAFGLDPSTRELVIVPMFHAMSWGLPYAAFLSGASLVMPDRFLQAAPIAEMIATERPTLAAAVPTIWTDLLAYLDTHEVDVSGLREVIVGGSACPPALMHAFAERYGIELVHAWGMTEMSPLGSVSRPPAGATGEDAWRYRYTQGRVPAGVDARIVGPDATVLPADGTSVGELEVRGPWVTARYLGDEAPDGEKFRDGWLRTGDVGTLSPDGFIVLTDRSKDVIKSGGEWISSVELENALMAHPAVLEACVVGVPDERWDERPLATVVFREGASATPEDLREFLAGSVARWQLPERWAFIEAVPKTSVGKFDKKVVRARYADGALQVHEVTV, from the coding sequence ATGGACACTCCGCTCCAGGTTGCCCGGATCCTCGAGCACGGCGCCACGGTGCACGGCACGGCCGAGGTGGTCACCTGGACGGGCGCGGAGCCCCGCCGGATGACGTACGCCGAGGTGGCCCGGACGGCCGCCCGGCTCGCCCACGCGCTGCGCAACGAGTGCGGGGTGACCGGTGACGAGCGGGTCGGCACCTTCATGTGGAACAACAACGAGCACCTGGTGGCGTACTTCGCGGTGCCCAGCATGGGCGCGGTGCTGCACACCCTGAACATCCGGCTCTTCCCGGACCAGGTCGCCTACGTCGCCAACCACGCCGAGGACCGCGTGGTGCTGGTCGACAGCACCCTGATCCCGCTGCTGGCCCGGGTGATCGGCGAGATGACCACGGTGCGGCACGTGGTGGTGGTCGGCGGCGGCGACCCGGCGCCCCTGCTGGCGGCGGCCGGCGACCGGATCGTCGTACATCACTGGGACGCGCTGCTGGCCGACCGCCCGGAGGTCTACGACTGGCCGGCGGTGGACGAGCGCGACGCGGCGGCGCTCTGCTACACCTCCGGCACCACCGGCCACCCGAAGGGGGTGGCCTACTCGCACCGCTCGATCTACCTGCACTCGCTCCAGATCTGTCTGCCCGAGGCGTTCGGGCTCGACCCGTCCACCCGGGAACTGGTCATCGTGCCGATGTTCCACGCGATGTCCTGGGGCCTGCCGTACGCGGCGTTCCTCTCCGGTGCGTCGTTGGTCATGCCGGACCGGTTCCTTCAGGCCGCGCCGATCGCCGAGATGATCGCCACGGAACGGCCCACGCTGGCCGCCGCGGTGCCGACCATCTGGACTGACCTGCTGGCGTACCTGGACACCCACGAGGTCGACGTTTCCGGGCTGCGCGAGGTCATCGTCGGCGGCTCGGCCTGCCCGCCCGCCCTGATGCACGCCTTCGCCGAGCGGTACGGCATCGAGCTGGTGCACGCCTGGGGAATGACCGAGATGTCACCGCTCGGCTCGGTGTCCCGCCCGCCGGCCGGGGCGACCGGCGAGGACGCCTGGCGGTACCGCTACACCCAGGGACGTGTCCCGGCCGGGGTGGACGCCCGGATCGTCGGTCCGGACGCCACGGTGCTGCCCGCCGACGGCACCTCCGTCGGTGAGCTGGAGGTACGCGGCCCCTGGGTGACCGCGCGTTACCTCGGTGACGAGGCCCCGGACGGGGAGAAGTTCCGTGACGGATGGTTGCGCACTGGCGACGTCGGCACGCTCTCCCCGGACGGCTTCATCGTGTTGACCGACCGGTCCAAGGACGTGATCAAGTCCGGTGGCGAGTGGATCTCGTCGGTGGAGTTGGAGAACGCCCTGATGGCCCACCCGGCCGTGCTTGAGGCGTGTGTGGTCGGGGTGCCGGACGAACGGTGGGACGAGCGACCGCTCGCCACGGTGGTGTTCCGCGAGGGGGCCTCGGCCACCCCGGAGGATCTGCGCGAGTTCCTCGCCGGGTCGGTGGCGCGGTGGCAACTGCCCGAACGGTGGGCGTTCATCGAGGCGGTGCCGAAGACCAGTGTCGGCAAGTTCGACAAGAAGGTCGTCCGGGCTCGTTACGCCGACGGCGCACTCCAGGTGCACGAAGTGACGGTGTAA